The DNA sequence AAAGAAAACCAAAACTCCCTTAAAACCAATAAACTATGAGTGTAGTTGCACGTCAAGGTTTTAAATATTCCTTAATCGGATATTTCGGTTTTTTACTCGGGACTATTTCTGCGATTTTCATTTTCCCGTACGACATGGAGTTTTACGGAAAGTTGCGCTACATTATGCCAACAGCAGAAATGCTTTTACCAATCGTAGTTTTTGGACTTTCTTTCTCTACCGTTAAGTTTTTTCATCAGACCAAAAAAGATGGTAAACATCAAAATCTATTATCTCTTTCTTTAACTGGAATTCTGCTGAATTTTGTCATTTTTTCCATCCTATTTTTCGCTTTCTTTTTATTGTTCCCACAATTCCAAAGTTTACAGTTGTGGAAAATGAAACTTTTAATTCTTCCACTTATTTTGGTAATGGCCTTGTCTGCTGTTTTCAATAAATATATTACCAATTTCAAAAGAATTGTTGTTCCTAATATTTTTGAAAATCTATTTCCAAAAATCGCCAATTTAGGAGCCTTTACTTTATTTTTCTTTTTGGGCGTTTCTGAAAAAGGATCGTACGGATTTTTCCTTGGAATGTTTCTATTATCGTTGGTAGGATATTTTTTCTACGCCAATAAACTGGAAAAAATCACACCTGATTTCAGTACGGATTATGTACGGAAAGACAACCTTTGGAAAGAAATTCTGAACTACAGCTTCTACGGTTTTCTAGGAAACATCGGAAATTATATCGCCTTCCGTGTCGATAATTTCATGATTGGTGAATTCTTAAATTTTGAAGAAAATGGAGTTTACAGTATTATTTTATCCATTCTCTCTTTTATCCTAATTCCACAAATGGGACTGTTTAATATATCCGCTCCGATTATTAATAAAACCATTGCTGAAGGGGAATTCGAAGAACTGGACCGTTTCCACAAAAAAACTTCTTTGACTTTATTCTTTCTAGGCGCAGTTCTATTTTCGTGCATATTAGTTGGATTTCCTTATTTAAGTAATTTCATCAAAAACGGCGAACAATTGCGTCAAGCCGAACCCGTTGTCTGGATTTTAGGATTCGCAATGTTATTTGATTTAGCCACTGGATTCAACGGACATATTATTTCGCTCTCAAAACATTACCGCTTCAATATTGTGGTGATGCTATTTCTAGCGATTACAACGATTGTATTGAACTATCTTTTCCTAACAAAAACAGAATTTGGTATTATTGGAATTGCAATGGCAACGGCGATTTCACTGAGCTTATTTAATATGATTAAAATTTATTTTAATTATGTTAAATTTAAAGTTTTCCCATTGACCATCGAGATGATGTACGTTTTTATCATCTGCACTTTAGCGATAACTTTGGCTATTATATTCCCGGTAACAAAAAGCAATTTGTTCAATCTCTTGTACAAACCAGCCTTTGTTTTAATCGTAATTTTTGGAGCTAATCATGTAATGAAGATCTTCCCACTTGAAGATTATCTGAATAAAAAGTTCTTTAAAAGCATCTTTAAATTCTAAGAATTTAGAGTAACGATTTTAAAGTATTTTCAAGCTCAGTTGAAATTGCATTTTTTCTAAATTCCTTTTGGAAATCATAAGAGTTCTCTGATTTAAACCCGAAAATTTCTTGTGATAAATTTGCTTTTTCATTCATAATAAATTCAAAATCAGATGGATAATTCTCCGGAAAGAAAGCCACTTTTCCATACTTAATAGCATCGCCGATATTTCCACTCATTTTGGTTTTCCCATAGATTTCTTTATTGCTAAAGAATTCGGTTTCACTTTGAATTGGACACCATATAACGTTGGCTTTATTCATCCATTCATCGAAAATATTTTGAGGAACTTTTTCAGTAAAATATTGAATCGAAATATTTGCGGATTTTTCTTTTTCAAAACTCTGTAACCAGCGAAGTTCTTTGCCATGGGCTTTTCCGAGAAAAATAATTTGAATCAACCTTTTCGAATCAAGTTGATTTAGATTCGTCAATTCTTGAAGCACTTTTTTATAATCTCTTCTTTGCTGCGAAACCGCTCCCGGAATCACAATCGTGAAAATTTCAGAGTTATTATTGACTTGATATTCATTAAAGAACACTGGTAAATACTGAAAATGATCTCGCCCTAAACTTTGATCCAAAACCAAAAGATTTTTTGCCTTTCTAAAAACTTCGGGAGCTGAAAGTAGATCTTCTTTTAACCATAATTTCAATCGGTATTTAAAGTCTTTTTTAAAGATATTTTGAAATAATTGAAACCTAGAAGTCCTTGTAAAATTTAAATTATGAACAATAACGGAAGTATTATATTTCTCCGCAATTTCATTAAATAAATTAAAATAACGATGCACCGTTCCTATGATAATCAAATCATAGTTCTGCTCCAATTGATCCAAAAGTTCCGTACTTTCACTTAAATGAATGTTCGAATGATGTTTCCCGATTTGCTTTATAATCCTTTCAGAAAAGTAATAATCGACCTCAAACGCTTTGGAACCGTTCATTAACGCCATGAAACTTCCTGCAATTTCTGCATGAGTATCGAGTTCTATGTAAGCTATTTTTTTCAAGATTAAATTAAGGTTTAGTTAGAAAACTTTCTTTCCGTTGCTATAAGTTTCTAAAACTTTAGTATCTAAAATTTTAACTTCCGGAACCGTCATCAAATCTTGGTCAACAATTATAAAATCCGCTGATTTTCCTGGTTCTAAACTTCCGATTTCATTTTCCTGGAAAGCGGCTTTGGCTGCCCAAATCGTCATTCCACGAATTGCCTGTTCTCTTGTTAAAGCATTTTCTTTTTGAAATCCGTTTTCAGGATAATGTTTTGAATCCTTTCTTGCCACAGCAGAATAGAACGTTTTTAATGGACTAATTTCTTCGACTGGAAAGTCAGTTCCCAAAGGAAGCCAACCATTTTGCTTTAATAAATCTTCGTAAGCATAAGAATATTTCAAACGTTCTTTTCCTAACCGATCTTCTGCCCAATACATATCGGAAGTTGCGTGAGTCGGCTGAACAGAAGGAATAATTGAATATTTTCCAAACAAATCGAAATCGTTTTTATCAACAATTTGGGCGTGTTCAATTCTCCATCTTCGGTCATTTTTACCGCCTAAAACATCACCATAAATTTGAAGAATCGTTCTGTTTGCAGAATCTCCGATGGCGTGAGTTGCCATTTGCAAATTACTATTTTTCAATTTCTTCGCTAGGTTTTCGAAATGCGTTCTTTCACTTAATAAAAATCCTCTCCAATCTTTCTTATCCGAATAATCATGTCTTAAATTAGCACCTCTGGAACCTAATGCTCCATCAGAATACACTTTAAATCCACCAACAGTTATATTTTTATTGGTATATCTTCCCTTTTTAATCCAACGGTCGTAATAGTCAGGATTGTCTTCCATCAAAGCGAAAATCTTCATTTGCAAAGTATTCTGTGATTGTGCTTTTTCTAAAAGTCCCAAAGTTCTTTCTGTAATTCCGCAATCATGAAGCGAGGTTAATCCGTAAGAAAAACATTCTTTCTGCAATTCAGAAAAATACTGAATCGCCATTTTATCTTCAATTTCCGGAATATGTTTTTCAACCAAAAGCATTGCGTTATCAACTAAAATTCCAGTCAATTTTCCATTCTTAACTTCGATTTCTCCACCCAAGATTTTTGAATCTTTTGTCACTCCGGCAATATCTAATGCTTTCTGATTGGCAACCGCAGCATGCCCATCAATTCTTTTTAAATAAACCGGACGGTTCGGAAATAATTGATCGAGTTGTTCTTTATTTGGAAACTCTTTAATTGCCCAATCATTTTGATCCCAACCACGTCCGTAAATCCATTCCTTAGGAGCAGTTTTGGCGTAATCTGAAATCTTAGAAATAATCTCGTCCCAAGATTTTGTTCCCCAAAGTTGGCATTTCCACTTGTCGGTAGCATAACCTGTGAAATGACAATGCGCATCGATCAATCCAGGGAAAACAGTTTTCCCCTGTAAATCTTGAACTTTGGAAGATTTGTAATTTTTAAGAATATCAGCAGATTTTCCAACGGCTATAATTTTTCCTTTTGAAATCGCCATCGATTCTACCGTATCAAAATTTTGATTGACCGTGTAGATTTTCGCATTGGTGATGATGAGATCTGCGTTTTTCTGTGCCGATATCAATCCGAAACACAACATAAAAATTAATAATACTCTATTTCTCTTTTCCATACATAAAGGTTTTTGTCATCGACGATCTTGGTTATCTCCGTCCAATTTTTTTGTTTATCAAACTTATACTTGAAAGTTACTATTTTATTCAAATCTTGATTACTCTCATTTCCAAAATTATCTTTTATCTCTAATTTTACGATATAATTATTCTCATAACTATATTTCTCACTGTACAATAGCCTATCATTAACAAAGGTTTTTCTTGCAATTAAATAATCTTGAGGATTATATGTGTACAATGAAGAAGTTATCAGTCGATCATTTTCATATTTACTTTCTTTAATCTTCCTATTAAGTTCATCATATTCGTACGTGTAGAATTCCTTACTTTTTCTTGTAGCATTCTTGTAATCAGTGTAGAACTTTACAGATTTACTTATTTGCCATCGATCATTATAATACCGTTGCATGATTAAATACCTATTAAAAATAGAATCTCTTATCTCTTGATATGCGCCCTCATCACTAACAATCTTATTTTTTTTATTAGTAACTAAATAAACATTTTCTACTTTATTTACGACGTCATACTCACTAATTTGTTTTTCTGGAAAGGTATCTAAAAATCCACCGCGCTTCTGCAAGGTTCCATCTTTTTTATATCGAATAGTTTCCTTGAATATCGGGTTTGAATCACATGATTGATAAAACATTTTTGATTTTATCGTAGCATAGTCGGAACTATCAGATTTAAAAACCAGTCTATTAAAACGATCGTAAGAATATCTGTAATCTCCCACCAATTTTCCCGATTTATAAAACCACTTTTCATTGCTAATGTTTCTATTCTTATCGAAATACGTTTCGTTATTGATGTACCTGCAAAATGCACTTCCAAACCAACTATCACGCATACTTTTCCGTAAATTTTCAGGCGTCATAATTGTTGCATGGCCATAATCACCGTCGGTAGAAAGAAACTTATATGATTCTATTTCTGTTAAAAAAACAACAGTTTCTTTAACAAATTTTGGGTTTCCAAGGATTGTATCTCTGATGATTTGCCCACAGAATAATTGAGTAGACAACAAAAAGAAAAATATTGTTTTTAGCATAAAAATTATTTTCTATTGAACATCTGTTGCCAGCGTAGATTTCTGATATATTTTATTTCTTCTTTTGATAATGACCGTTCTCGTTTTTGTTTTAAAAAAGATTTCATCGTGGTGAAGAATTCTGAAAATGACTTATTTTTAAATGATGATTTTCCGGAGGAAATGATTGTTAATGGTAAATTCAAACCGATATTATAAAAGTATTCACCGAGTTTTTCGGCTTTCTGATTTTTATATTGATAAGCAGTCGGTCTTAAATGTTTCACCCACAAATCTTTAATCGTGATGGTTTCCCAACCATTTTTCTTGGCCAACATCACATCAATATTATCCCAACCTAAAACCGGGCGCAAACCATTCATAGCCTGAAAACATTCTTTACGGTAGGATTTTATAGGTCCACGAATATGGTTTTTAGAGGATAAATTTTCAAATTTCCATCGGTTCTTTTCGTCTTTAAAATCGTACACCAAAGCATTTTCAAAAATTGTTTTATTGATTTTGACAATCCCGGAAACCATTCCGGCTTTTGGTTGCGTTTCATAAACTTGATTGACTTTCATTAAATAATCCGACGGAAAAACAATATCTGCATCGAATTTACAAATGATATCAAAGTCGATTAAATCTACAGATTCCAATCCTTTATTAAAAGTTCGAACTACTTTTGCGCCAGGTTCATGCTGTGATAATTCTAAATTCTGAATTTTAAATTTTGAATTTTCTTTAATAAAATCTTCAATAATTTGCTGCGTTTTATCCGTAGAACCATCATTAACAATGACGCAGAAAAAATCCTGAAAAATCTGTTGTTGCAAAGATTTCAAAGTGAAAAGAACATTCTTCTCTTCGTTGTGCGTGGGAATGATGATTAGAAATTTCATATAATAATTATTATAAATTCCAGAGGAATCTTATCTCTGTATTCAACAATTTACCGATTTTAAATATGCGTTCCGGAGGAACGCTATCTTTAATTTCTCAGAAAATAAATGAACGACCAATACCCCTTCTACAGAATTTCGTCGTTCCAATCTTTGATGGTTACTTTTGCGATTAAACCTTCCAAAACAAAGGGATCTTGCTTCACAAATTCTTCTGCTGTAACTCGGTCGGAAAAAATGGCCATTGCTCCTTCTCCTGGAATTGAAAATGCCCCGGTACCCAAAATTTTTCCCGTTTTTAAAAATTGATCTTCTACTACTTGATGCCTCGGAAAAACTTCCATAAACTTTTCCATTGGTGCGTCTGCATGCTCATAAAATACCACTGTTTTCATAAGTAAAATTTTAAATTAAACTTTATTTAAAAAACTTTGTCAAAGATTTTAACTTTGACAAAGTGTAAATCTTAATGCGCTTCCAACCAGTTATCTCCGACTCCAACTTCGACTAATAAAGGAACGGTGGTTTCGTAAGCCGATTCCATTTCTTTTTTAATTAAAGCAGTTACGGTTTCTAATTCTTCTTCAGGCGCTTCGAAAACAAGTTCATCATGAACCTGCAAAAGCATTTTCGTTTTTAAATTCTGTTCGGTGAGTTGCTCATCAATTTTAATCATTGCTAACTTTATCACATCAGCAGCACTTCCCTGAATTGGAGCATTAACAGCATTTCTTTCAGCGTGTGCTTTTACCACAAAGTTCGCAGAATTAATATCTTTTAAATGTCTCTTACGATGCAATATCGTTTCTACATAACCCATTTCCTGCGCTTTCACGACCTGATTGGCCATGTATTTTTTCAAATTCGGATAAGTTTCGAAATAAGATTCGATCATTTCCTTGGCTTCTTTTCTGGAAAGTCCGGTTTGTTCGGCTAAAGCAAAAGCACCTTGACCATACAAAATTCCGAAGTTCACTGTTTTTGCTTGTGAACGCTGGGTTTTCGTAACTTCTTCTAAAGGAATATTAAATAATTTCGAAGCCGTGGAAGCGTGAATATCTTCACCATCTTGAAAGGCTTTAATCATATTCTCTTCTTCAGAAATTGCTGCAATTAAACGCAATTCAATTTGAGAATAATCTGCCGCAATTAATTTATTTCCAGGATTAGCGACAAATGCTCCACGAATTTGTTGTCCACGTAAAGTCCGGATTGGGATATTCTGCAAGTTTGGATTTATACTTGCTAAACGTCCTGTTGCAGCCGTTGTTTGTGAAAAATTGGTATGAACGCGATGATCGTCTTTATCAATCTGTAAAGGCAAGGCATCGACGTAAGTGGATTTTAATTTCTGATACGTTCTGTATTCCAGAATATGTTTAATAATTTCATGCTTTGAAGATAATTTTTGTAAAATATCTTCGGAAGTTGCGTACTGACCAGATTTTGTTTTCTTCGCTTTTGGATCAAGTTGCATTTTTTCAAATAAAACTTCGCCCAATTGTTTCGGAGAATTCATATTAAATTCTTCGCCTGAAAATTCAAAAATCGTTTTCTCCAGTTGACGTAAATCGTTTTCTAAATCAATACTTTCCTGTTCCAACCATTTTTTATCGAGCGCAATTCCTTCCAGTTCCATTTTGGCAAGAACTTTCATTAAAGGCATTTCGACTTTAAAAAATAAATTCTCAAGATTTTCTTTTTTTAATTGTGGAGCAAAAACCTGATAAAGACGGAAAGCCAAATCGGCATCTTCACTGGAATATTCAGTTTGTTCCTGTAAAGAAACGGAGCGTAAACTTTCTTGATTTTTTCCTTTCTTACCCACCAATGATTCCAGGGAAATCGGTTTGTAATTCAGGTACATTTCGGAAAGATATTCCATAACGTGTCGACCGTCTGGATTGAGTAAATAATGCGCAATCATGGTGTCGAAAAGTAATCCTTCAACGGTAATTCCGTATTGTTTTAAAACTTTGAAATCAAATTTTATATTGTGTCCAATTTTCAAAACATCTTGCTTCTCAAAAAATGGACGGAAAATTTCCAGCGTTTCTAAAACTTCCTCGCGATTTTCTGACAGCGGAATATAATACGCCAAGCCATTTTTGTAGGAGAAACTCATTCCGATTAGTTCGGCTTCCATTTCATCTAATGATGTGGTTTCAGTATCGAAAGAAACGGCTTGCTGAGCCATTAAGTTTCGAACCAACATATATTGCGCTTTCGGAGAATCGATGTATTGATACAAATGATCATTATCAAAAGCAGTTTCTTTGGTCGTTGTCGCTTGATCTAATTCTTCAAAGTTGGCAAACAAATCAAGTTGCATCGATTGAACTCCACCCTTTGCAGGCTGAGGATTAGAAAGTGATGGTTTGACACTAGAACTCACATTTTCATTTGCGGGAGCAAAAGCACGATACAAGTTTTCATATAAACGTCGAAATTCAATTTCATCAAAAACTGCTTTTACTTTTTCAAAATCAGGCGTATCT is a window from the Kaistella flava (ex Peng et al. 2021) genome containing:
- a CDS encoding YciI family protein, with protein sequence MKTVVFYEHADAPMEKFMEVFPRHQVVEDQFLKTGKILGTGAFSIPGEGAMAIFSDRVTAEEFVKQDPFVLEGLIAKVTIKDWNDEIL
- the polA gene encoding DNA polymerase I, whose protein sequence is MSENNDKRLFLIDAYAMIFRGYYALIRSPRITSTGIDTSAIFGFTNSLIELIRREKPTHLAVVFDVGQASVRTADFAEYKANRNETPEAIKLAIPYIHRILEAMHVPIIGLEGYEADDLIGTLSVKAEKEGYQTFMVTPDKDFAQLVTENVKIYKPGLKGAEFEILGVEEVKAKYEIEDPKQVIDFLAMMGDAVDNIPGLEGVGEKTAKKFLKEYGSIENLLANTADLKGKLKEKVENSAERGILSKKLATIICDAPIEFHQEQYDLDTPDFEKVKAVFDEIEFRRLYENLYRAFAPANENVSSSVKPSLSNPQPAKGGVQSMQLDLFANFEELDQATTTKETAFDNDHLYQYIDSPKAQYMLVRNLMAQQAVSFDTETTSLDEMEAELIGMSFSYKNGLAYYIPLSENREEVLETLEIFRPFFEKQDVLKIGHNIKFDFKVLKQYGITVEGLLFDTMIAHYLLNPDGRHVMEYLSEMYLNYKPISLESLVGKKGKNQESLRSVSLQEQTEYSSEDADLAFRLYQVFAPQLKKENLENLFFKVEMPLMKVLAKMELEGIALDKKWLEQESIDLENDLRQLEKTIFEFSGEEFNMNSPKQLGEVLFEKMQLDPKAKKTKSGQYATSEDILQKLSSKHEIIKHILEYRTYQKLKSTYVDALPLQIDKDDHRVHTNFSQTTAATGRLASINPNLQNIPIRTLRGQQIRGAFVANPGNKLIAADYSQIELRLIAAISEEENMIKAFQDGEDIHASTASKLFNIPLEEVTKTQRSQAKTVNFGILYGQGAFALAEQTGLSRKEAKEMIESYFETYPNLKKYMANQVVKAQEMGYVETILHRKRHLKDINSANFVVKAHAERNAVNAPIQGSAADVIKLAMIKIDEQLTEQNLKTKMLLQVHDELVFEAPEEELETVTALIKKEMESAYETTVPLLVEVGVGDNWLEAH
- a CDS encoding lipopolysaccharide biosynthesis protein; protein product: MSVVARQGFKYSLIGYFGFLLGTISAIFIFPYDMEFYGKLRYIMPTAEMLLPIVVFGLSFSTVKFFHQTKKDGKHQNLLSLSLTGILLNFVIFSILFFAFFLLFPQFQSLQLWKMKLLILPLILVMALSAVFNKYITNFKRIVVPNIFENLFPKIANLGAFTLFFFLGVSEKGSYGFFLGMFLLSLVGYFFYANKLEKITPDFSTDYVRKDNLWKEILNYSFYGFLGNIGNYIAFRVDNFMIGEFLNFEENGVYSIILSILSFILIPQMGLFNISAPIINKTIAEGEFEELDRFHKKTSLTLFFLGAVLFSCILVGFPYLSNFIKNGEQLRQAEPVVWILGFAMLFDLATGFNGHIISLSKHYRFNIVVMLFLAITTIVLNYLFLTKTEFGIIGIAMATAISLSLFNMIKIYFNYVKFKVFPLTIEMMYVFIICTLAITLAIIFPVTKSNLFNLLYKPAFVLIVIFGANHVMKIFPLEDYLNKKFFKSIFKF
- a CDS encoding amidohydrolase — translated: MEKRNRVLLIFMLCFGLISAQKNADLIITNAKIYTVNQNFDTVESMAISKGKIIAVGKSADILKNYKSSKVQDLQGKTVFPGLIDAHCHFTGYATDKWKCQLWGTKSWDEIISKISDYAKTAPKEWIYGRGWDQNDWAIKEFPNKEQLDQLFPNRPVYLKRIDGHAAVANQKALDIAGVTKDSKILGGEIEVKNGKLTGILVDNAMLLVEKHIPEIEDKMAIQYFSELQKECFSYGLTSLHDCGITERTLGLLEKAQSQNTLQMKIFALMEDNPDYYDRWIKKGRYTNKNITVGGFKVYSDGALGSRGANLRHDYSDKKDWRGFLLSERTHFENLAKKLKNSNLQMATHAIGDSANRTILQIYGDVLGGKNDRRWRIEHAQIVDKNDFDLFGKYSIIPSVQPTHATSDMYWAEDRLGKERLKYSYAYEDLLKQNGWLPLGTDFPVEEISPLKTFYSAVARKDSKHYPENGFQKENALTREQAIRGMTIWAAKAAFQENEIGSLEPGKSADFIIVDQDLMTVPEVKILDTKVLETYSNGKKVF
- a CDS encoding glycosyltransferase family 2 protein; the protein is MKFLIIIPTHNEEKNVLFTLKSLQQQIFQDFFCVIVNDGSTDKTQQIIEDFIKENSKFKIQNLELSQHEPGAKVVRTFNKGLESVDLIDFDIICKFDADIVFPSDYLMKVNQVYETQPKAGMVSGIVKINKTIFENALVYDFKDEKNRWKFENLSSKNHIRGPIKSYRKECFQAMNGLRPVLGWDNIDVMLAKKNGWETITIKDLWVKHLRPTAYQYKNQKAEKLGEYFYNIGLNLPLTIISSGKSSFKNKSFSEFFTTMKSFLKQKRERSLSKEEIKYIRNLRWQQMFNRK